TCCGCAGCGCCTGCCGCACGAGGTCGTCCTCGACCGCTCTGAACAGTTCGTCGCTGCCCTCGTGGTCGCCAAAGTCCCAGTCGCGGACGACGACCGCGGGCGTCCCGCCGGCTCCCTCGCCCGTCACGAGGTTCGCGGCCGAGGACAGTTCGTCGACCACGGACTGGACGGTGACGCCGAGTTCGTGGCCATCGCGGTCGAGTTCGCCCCGCCAGTCCCGGCTCGCAGGCATCCCCGCCCAGCCGAGGGCAACCCCGCGCTGGCCGTGGCGGAACGGCCGCCCGCAGGTGTCGGTCACGATGACAGCGACGTCCTCGATCCCGCGCTCTGTGAGCCCCGATCGAATCCGTTCGGCGCTCTCAGTTGGCTTCTTGGGCAGCAGCAGAATATCGTGATCCGGCACGTTCGAGCGATCGATCCCCGCGTTCACGCAGATGTGGCCGAACCGCGTCTCGGTCAGCAGGAACGGACAGTCGATCAGTAGCTCCGTGCTCTCCTCTAAGACGGCCTGTGCGAAGCGCGGGTCCTTCTCCTCGTCCGCCACGTCGGCGATCCGGTCGGCGATCTCTTGTGCTCGGCCGCTGACCGGGTAGTCCTCGAGATTCGCCACTCGGCCCTCCGTCTTCGAGACGATGGTGCTCGCGACGGTGAGCACGTCGCCGGGCTCGAGAGCCGCCCGATCCGCGACGAGTTCGGCGATGTCGTCGCCGGGACGGATCTCGGGCAGATCCGCCACTGGCTCCAGTTCCATACTGACAGGTGGGAAGGCGGCGTCAAAAGCGCACCGTCACCGGAGAATGGAGTCACCGTTCCGGGCCCATTCACGCGGACCTACCGCTCGAGTTCGAACAGCGCCCCCGGCCCGTCCAGATCGATCTCGAACCCGGCGACGCCACAGACGTCCCACAGCGTCGCACCGTTGCTGGTGATCACCGGCACCCCCAACTTCGCCTCGAGCGCCTCGACGGCGGCCAGCGAGCGGTAGTTCGTACAGGAGACGAAGACGGCGTCGAGGTCGTCGTCCCCATCGACGTCGTCGAGAACCTGCTGAAACGCGTCGTCGGCGTCCAGCGCACCGATCGCCGTGTTCGACTCGAGTCCCCAGCCGTCGATCGAGGCGACGTCGAAGCCCGACGCCTCGAGAAAGTCGCGCTCTTTCGCGTCGAGATCGGCGGTGTAGGGCGTGACGACTGCGATCCGTTCGGCGTCGAGCGCCTCGAGCGCGCGCACCACCGAGCGGGCCGTCGCGACGGCGGGTGCGTCGGCCGCCTTCCGAAGTCGTTCCTCGAGTTCGGCGTCGAACCCGGGTCCGTGGAGTAGGCTGCCGGTGGTGCAGGCGTAGGCGACTGCGTCGACGTCGGCGTGACCCAGCAGTTCGGCCGCCCGCGCTGCGTCGTCGCTCATCGCGTCCAGCGCATCGACGGTCACCGACTCGAGTGCCATCCGCGCGCTGTGGACGGTGATCTCGTCGGGGAGCCACCGGCGAACCTCGGGTTCGGCCGTGGTGTTCGAGGAGGGGACGATCAGCCCGAGTCGGCCGCGGACATCGCCGATGTCGATGTCGGTGCTCATCGATCGGCCACTCCTCC
Above is a window of Natronorubrum tibetense GA33 DNA encoding:
- a CDS encoding coenzyme F420-0:L-glutamate ligase, which translates into the protein MELEPVADLPEIRPGDDIAELVADRAALEPGDVLTVASTIVSKTEGRVANLEDYPVSGRAQEIADRIADVADEEKDPRFAQAVLEESTELLIDCPFLLTETRFGHICVNAGIDRSNVPDHDILLLPKKPTESAERIRSGLTERGIEDVAVIVTDTCGRPFRHGQRGVALGWAGMPASRDWRGELDRDGHELGVTVQSVVDELSSAANLVTGEGAGGTPAVVVRDWDFGDHEGSDELFRAVEDDLVRQALRNWRFDD
- a CDS encoding maleate cis-trans isomerase family protein, with the protein product MSTDIDIGDVRGRLGLIVPSSNTTAEPEVRRWLPDEITVHSARMALESVTVDALDAMSDDAARAAELLGHADVDAVAYACTTGSLLHGPGFDAELEERLRKAADAPAVATARSVVRALEALDAERIAVVTPYTADLDAKERDFLEASGFDVASIDGWGLESNTAIGALDADDAFQQVLDDVDGDDDLDAVFVSCTNYRSLAAVEALEAKLGVPVITSNGATLWDVCGVAGFEIDLDGPGALFELER